A section of the Salmo salar chromosome ssa05, Ssal_v3.1, whole genome shotgun sequence genome encodes:
- the LOC106606071 gene encoding exopolyphosphatase PRUNE1 isoform X1 codes for MDIFLKSCRNVLKGNADGSPGFHVVLGNEACDLDSMVSALAYAYFLSKTLDSGKIPLPVLNIPRQEFPLRTDNTFLLRESGLSQDDLVFRDEVDLGSLHRAGRLDLTLVDHNVLPSSDRDLEEAVLEVIDHHLLERKPSPSCPVTVETVGSCTTLVTERIIQKAPEVLDQQVAQLLYGTIVLDCVNMAPEAGKVTPKDSQYAVLLETHFPNLPPRGVLFQSLQNAKFDVSGLTTEQMLLKDMKVASEGDLKLAVSVIYMTLEAFLQRQSLQQELCEFCHKHSYNLVVAMTISFNNNKEPFRQLAVYSSSTLYRGEMSQALEQSRSPSLSLSPMSSPYSDIRAYLQGNTLASRKKVLPIIKDFLRDRERREVQGGNLEESYEAPRQRACTEDAGIEEDSYFPPTPMNSLVEGCPLDNGLPKISAEALTEKFSKMASEEENAGGL; via the exons ATGGATATATTTTTAAAAAGCTGTCGCAATGTGCTGAAG GGGAACGCAGATGGCAGCCCAGGGTTCCATGTGGTCCTGGGGAACGAGGCCTGTGACCTGGACTCCATGGTGTCAGCTCTGGCCTACGCATACTTCCTGTCCAAG aCACTTGATTCTGGGAAAATTCCTCTTCCCGTTCTGAACATTCCCCGGCAAGAGTTCCCGCTGCGCACGGACAATAccttcctgctgagagagagtggCCTCTCCCAGGATGACCTGGTGTTCCGGGACGAGGTGGACCTGGGGAGTCTACACCGGGCCGGCCGGCTGGACCTCACACTGGTGGACCACAACGTGCTGCCCAG CTCTGACCGTGATCTAGAGGAGGCGGTGTTGGAGGTGATCGACCATCACCTCCTGGAGAGGAAGCCCTCTCCCTCCTGTCCTGTTACCGTGGAGACAGTGGGCTCCTGCACCACCCTGGTGACAGAACGGATCATCCAGAAAGCCCCTGAAGTCCTCGACCAACAGGTGGCCCAGCTCTTATATG GCACCATAGTGTTAGACTGTGTGAACATGGCCCCAGAGGCAGGGAAAGTCACCCCTAAAGACAGCCAGTACGCTGTCCTCCTGGAGACGCACTTCCCCAACCTGCCACCAAGGGGCGTCCTCTTCCAGTCCTTGCAGAATGCTAAATTTGACGTGTCAG GTCTCACCACAGAACAGATGCTACTGAAAGACATGAAGGTGGCATCGGAAGGAGATTTAAAACTGGCAGTCAGTGTGATATATATGACACTGGAG GCTTTTCTACAGAGACAAAGCTTACAGCAAGAGCTCTGTGAGTTCTGCCACAAGCACAGCTACAACCTGGTGGTGGCCATGACGATCTCCTTCAACAATAACAAGGAGCCCTTCAGGCAGCTGGCCGTCTACAGCTCCAGCACCCTCTACAGGGGGGAG ATGAGCCAAGCCTTGGAGCAATCCCGGAGCCCCAGTCTGAGCCTGAGTCCAATGAGCAGCCCTTACTCGGACATCAGGGCTTATCTCCAGGGAAACACGTTGGCCTCCAGGAAGAAGGTGCTGCCCATCATCAAGGACTTCCTGAGGGACAGGGAGCGAAGAGAGGTGCAAGGTGGGAACCTAGAAGAGAGCTACGAGGCACCACGGCAACGAGCGTGCACTGAGGACGCTGGGATAGAGGAGGACTCCTACTTCCCCCCCACCCCTATGAACAGTCTGGTGGAGGGCTGTCCCCTTGACAACGGGCTGCCCAAGATCAGCGCTGAAGCTCTGACGGAGAAGTTCAGCAAGATGGCCAGCGAAGAGGAGAACGCAGGGGGACTCTGA
- the LOC106606071 gene encoding exopolyphosphatase PRUNE1 isoform X2 → MDIFLKSCRNVLKGNADGSPGFHVVLGNEACDLDSMVSALAYAYFLSKTLDSGKIPLPVLNIPRQEFPLRTDNTFLLRESGLSQDDLVFRDEVDLGSLHRAGRLDLTLVDHNVLPSSDRDLEEAVLEVIDHHLLERKPSPSCPVTVETVGSCTTLVTERIIQKAPEVLDQQVAQLLYGTIVLDCVNMAPEAGKVTPKDSQYAVLLETHFPNLPPRGVLFQSLQNAKFDVSGLTTEQMLLKDMKVASEGDLKLAAFLQRQSLQQELCEFCHKHSYNLVVAMTISFNNNKEPFRQLAVYSSSTLYRGEMSQALEQSRSPSLSLSPMSSPYSDIRAYLQGNTLASRKKVLPIIKDFLRDRERREVQGGNLEESYEAPRQRACTEDAGIEEDSYFPPTPMNSLVEGCPLDNGLPKISAEALTEKFSKMASEEENAGGL, encoded by the exons ATGGATATATTTTTAAAAAGCTGTCGCAATGTGCTGAAG GGGAACGCAGATGGCAGCCCAGGGTTCCATGTGGTCCTGGGGAACGAGGCCTGTGACCTGGACTCCATGGTGTCAGCTCTGGCCTACGCATACTTCCTGTCCAAG aCACTTGATTCTGGGAAAATTCCTCTTCCCGTTCTGAACATTCCCCGGCAAGAGTTCCCGCTGCGCACGGACAATAccttcctgctgagagagagtggCCTCTCCCAGGATGACCTGGTGTTCCGGGACGAGGTGGACCTGGGGAGTCTACACCGGGCCGGCCGGCTGGACCTCACACTGGTGGACCACAACGTGCTGCCCAG CTCTGACCGTGATCTAGAGGAGGCGGTGTTGGAGGTGATCGACCATCACCTCCTGGAGAGGAAGCCCTCTCCCTCCTGTCCTGTTACCGTGGAGACAGTGGGCTCCTGCACCACCCTGGTGACAGAACGGATCATCCAGAAAGCCCCTGAAGTCCTCGACCAACAGGTGGCCCAGCTCTTATATG GCACCATAGTGTTAGACTGTGTGAACATGGCCCCAGAGGCAGGGAAAGTCACCCCTAAAGACAGCCAGTACGCTGTCCTCCTGGAGACGCACTTCCCCAACCTGCCACCAAGGGGCGTCCTCTTCCAGTCCTTGCAGAATGCTAAATTTGACGTGTCAG GTCTCACCACAGAACAGATGCTACTGAAAGACATGAAGGTGGCATCGGAAGGAGATTTAAAACTGGCA GCTTTTCTACAGAGACAAAGCTTACAGCAAGAGCTCTGTGAGTTCTGCCACAAGCACAGCTACAACCTGGTGGTGGCCATGACGATCTCCTTCAACAATAACAAGGAGCCCTTCAGGCAGCTGGCCGTCTACAGCTCCAGCACCCTCTACAGGGGGGAG ATGAGCCAAGCCTTGGAGCAATCCCGGAGCCCCAGTCTGAGCCTGAGTCCAATGAGCAGCCCTTACTCGGACATCAGGGCTTATCTCCAGGGAAACACGTTGGCCTCCAGGAAGAAGGTGCTGCCCATCATCAAGGACTTCCTGAGGGACAGGGAGCGAAGAGAGGTGCAAGGTGGGAACCTAGAAGAGAGCTACGAGGCACCACGGCAACGAGCGTGCACTGAGGACGCTGGGATAGAGGAGGACTCCTACTTCCCCCCCACCCCTATGAACAGTCTGGTGGAGGGCTGTCCCCTTGACAACGGGCTGCCCAAGATCAGCGCTGAAGCTCTGACGGAGAAGTTCAGCAAGATGGCCAGCGAAGAGGAGAACGCAGGGGGACTCTGA